The Euphorbia lathyris chromosome 2, ddEupLath1.1, whole genome shotgun sequence genome includes a window with the following:
- the LOC136217507 gene encoding exopolygalacturonase-like, translating into MQGGAMAISNKLVKCAILLSFLATVVFCDGGPKIFNVVDFGVKAGPKTDNAVNFIKAWRAACDFGGMARLVFPKGEFYATETVFQGPCKAPIQVEIQGTIKAGSDISSYSDDFWISFERVTSMDVFGPGTVDGNGPNVWKYKEKGASMFPISLKFIHCERTLMKGITSINPMGFHISIVNCKDVTATNMHLIAPDDSPNTDGFHISQSTNVGVFDSVVATGDDCVGVIHGSMDIEVRRVTCGPGHGLSIGSLGKYDDEKLLKNILIQNCTMTGTDNGARIKTYAGSLPSVAQNITFKDIIMNNVENPILIDQFYGKKSGSPSKVQISNAQFINIQGTTPTEAGVDIQCSKVVPCQGIRLSNIKLQYIGAKKEPFTSTCTNAKLTYDGPQTPPPCR; encoded by the exons atGCAGGGTGGGGCAATGGCCATTTCAAATAAACTTGTGAAATGTGCCAttcttttgtcatttttagCCACCGTTGTTTTTTGTGACGGCGGtccaaaaatatttaatgtggTAGATTTTGGTGTAAAAGCTGGTCCAAAAACCGATAATGCCGTG AATTTCATCAAGGCATGGAGGGCAGCATGTGATTTCGGTGGAATGGCAAGGCTAGTATTTCCAAAAGGTGAATTCTATGCCACCGAAACTGTATTCCAAGGACCATGCAAAGCTCCGATCCAAGTGGAAATTCAAGGAACTATTAAGGCTGGATCAGATATTAGTAGCTATTCTGATGATTTTTGGATTTCATTTGAACGTGTTACTAGTATGGATGTTTTCGGACCTGGTACTGTTGATGGAAACGGCCCCAATGTGTGGAAATATAAGGAAAAAGGAGCTTCAATGTTCCCAATA AGTCTTAAATTTATCCATTGTGAACGTACATTAATGAAGGGGATTACATCTATTAATCCTATGGGATTTCACATAAGCATTGTCAATTGCAAGGATGTTACAGCCACAAATATGCACTTAATTGCCCCCGACGACAGCCCCAACACCGACGGATTTCATATCAGCCAATCTACTAATGTTGGAGTCTTCGATAGTGTTGTTGCTACAGGTGATGATTGTGTAGGTGTCATCCATGGAAGTATGGACATCGAGGTCCGAAGAGTAACATGTGGTCCGGGTCATGGACTCAG TATCGGAAGTCTTGGAAAATACGACGACGAGAAGTTGCTAAAAAATATTCTCATTCAGAATTGCACAATGACCGGAACAGACAACGGAGCTAGAATCAAAACATACGCAGGATCACTTCCAAGTGTTGCTCAAAACATAACTTTTAAAGACATTATAATGAACAATGTTGAAAATCCCATCCTCATCGATCAATTCTATGGCAAAAAATCAGGATCG CCATCAAAGGTACAAATCAGCAATGCTCAATTCATAAACATACAAGGAACAACACCTACAGAAGCCGGAGTAGATATACAATGCAGCAAAGTAGTTCCTTGCCAGGGAATTAGATTGTCAAATATCAAATTGCAATACATTGGGGCTAAGAAAGAGCCTTTTACCTCTACTTGTACTAATGCCAAACTTACCTATGACGGACCTCAAACCCCACCCCCTTGTCGGTAA
- the LOC136217508 gene encoding putative pectinesterase/pectinesterase inhibitor 28, which produces MAHGNEDGAAKKKKIVVIGVSSLILVAMVVAVTVGVNQDKGSGSSGESGSAPHISTSKKSIQSICQPTDYKQTCEQSLTKVAGNATSPNQLVMAGFEAAIKALEKAIENSTTVPDAAKDPMSKQALANCKILMKTAIKDLRVSIKQVGDFDLTKLDELLDNLKIWLSATITYQQTCINGFDNTTGKAGEKMKGILLTSSQLSSNGLAMVAGLSSVFGDFNLSIITGRKLLSTNIAAEPTWLSPARKRLLAATPATIKPDITVAQDGSGQFKTIDEAIKKIPDFRTKPFVVYVKAGVYKEKITFKRAATHVMLIGDGPNKTKITGNASFASGVSPIMTATVSVSGSHFIAKDIGFENTAGAIGHQAIALKVQSDMSIFYNCHIYGYQNSLFAHTYRQFYRDTTISGTIDTVFGDAAAVFQNCKFVIRKPIDLQKCTITAQGRNDTRQTTGFIIQNSTITAEKDYLAVKETNPAFLGRPRNPYSRTIFMHTNIENVINPKRWSPWMGTYGTETCFYAEYENKGTGADTSKSVTWKGVKKITAQEAAGFSAAKFIDGDSWITSSGVPYSSVI; this is translated from the exons ATGGCACACGGAAACGAAGACGGTGCggccaagaagaagaagatcgtcGTGATCGGCGTTTCTTCTTTGATTCTAGTGGCTATGGTTGTGGCCGTAACCGTCGGAGTTAACCAGGATAAAGGCAGCGGTTCCTCTGGTGAATCAGGTTCCGCCCCCCATATTTCTACCTCCAAAAAATCAATTCAGTCCATTTGTCAGCCGACCGATTATAAACAAACCTGTGAGCAAAGTCTTACAAAAGTCGCCGGAAATGCGACGTCACCGAACCAGCTAGTTATGGCTGGATTTGAAGCTGCAATTAAAGCTCTTGAAAAGGCAATTGAAAATTCCACCACCGTGCCAGATGCTGCTAAAGATCCAATGTCGAAACAAGCTCTTGCTAATTGCAAAATATTGATGAAAACCGCCATTAAAGATCTCCGAGTTTCTATTAAACAGGTCGGAGATTTTGATCTGACGAAACTGGATGAACTTCTCGATAACCTCAAAATCTGGCTTAGTGCTACAATTACTTATCAGCAGACTTGCATCAATGGCTTTGATAACACCACAGGAAAAGCCGGTGAGAAAATGAAGGGAATTTTGTTAACTTCTAGTCAGCTTTCAAGCAATGGACTTGCGATGGTCGCGGGACTTTCTTCTGTTTTCGGTGATTTCAATTTATCAATAATTACAGGCCGGAAACTTCTTTCAACCAATATAGCTGCCGAGCCGACGTGGCTTTCTCCTGCTAGAAAGAGACTTCTTGCTGCTACTCCGGCCACGATTAAGCCTGATATTACTGTTGCTCAGGATGGAAGTGGCCAATTTAAAACCATTGATGAAGCTATTAAGAAGATTCCTGATTTCAGAACTAAACCTTTTGTTGTTTATGTTAAGGCTGGAGTTTACAAGGAGAAGATCACTTTTAAAAGAGCAGCTACTCATGTCATGTTGATCGGAGATGGTCCGAATAAGACTAAGATCACCGGAAATGCTAGCTTTGCTAGTGGTGTTTCCCCTATCATGACCGCCACAGTTT CTGTTAGCGGATCTCACTTTATCGCAAAGGATATCGGGTTCGAAAACACAGCTGGAGCCATCGGACATCAAGCAATAGCACTCAAGGTGCAATCTGATATGTCCATCTTCTACAACTGCCATATATATGGCTACCAAAACTCCCTTTTCGCCCACACTTACCGCCAATTCTACCGTGACACCACAATTTCTGGCACCATCGACACGGTTTTCGGGGACGCCGCCGCAGTTTTCCAAAACTGTAAGTTCGTGATCAGAAAGCCAATTGATCTTCAGAAATGCACAATCACAGCACAAGGAAGGAATGACACAAGGCAAACAACTGGTTTTATCATCCAAAATTCCACCATTACAGCTGAAAAGGACTACCTCGCCGTCAAGGAGACAAATCCGGCTTTCCTAGGCCGTCCAAGGAATCCTTATTCAAGGACTATCTTTATGCACACTAATATTGAAAATGTGATCAATCCAAAAAGATGGTCTCCATGGATGGGAACATATGGAACTGAGACTTGTTTCTACGCTGAGTATGAGAACAAAGGAACTGGTGCTGATACATCAAAGAGTGTTACTTGGAAGGGTGTTAAGAAGATTACTGCTCAAGAGGCTGCCGGATTTTCTGCCGCAAAATTTATTGATGGAGATAGTTGGATTACTTCCTCTGGGGTACCTTATTCTTCCGTTATTTAA